A single region of the Oncorhynchus keta strain PuntledgeMale-10-30-2019 chromosome 4, Oket_V2, whole genome shotgun sequence genome encodes:
- the pin4 gene encoding peptidyl-prolyl cis-trans isomerase NIMA-interacting 4 translates to MPPKGKGGKEAGKGGKEAGKGGKGGKGGAAAGGGDKDKKEEKTIKGGTSVKVRHILCEKHGKCMEAMEKLKAGVRFSEVASQYSEDKARQGGDLGWMIRGSMTGPFQDAAFALPNSTMDKPIYTDPPVKTKFGYHIIMVEGKK, encoded by the exons ATGCCACCTAAGGGGAAAGGTGGCAAGGAGGCAGGGAAAGGTGGCAAGGAGGCAGGGAAAGGTGGCAAGGGAGGGAAAG GTGGAGCTGCTGCGGGGGGTGGTGACAAAGACAAAAAGGAAGAGAAGACGATTAAAGGAGGCACTTCTGTTAAG GTCAGACATATCCTGTGTGAAAAACATGGTAAATGTATGGAGGCGATGGAGAAACTGAAGGCTGGGGTTCGCTTTAGTGAAGTGGCCTCACAGTACAGTGAAGACAAAGCCAGACAAGGG ggtgATCTGGGCTGGATGATAAGAGGGTCTATGACCGGACCCTTCCAGGATGCTGCCTTCGCCCTACCCAACAGCACCATGGACAAACCCATTTACACAGACCCCCCCGTCAAGACCAAGTTTGGCTACCACATCATCATGGTGGAAGGGAAGAAATGA